The following are encoded in a window of Plasmodium vivax chromosome 10, whole genome shotgun sequence genomic DNA:
- a CDS encoding merozoite surface protein 3 (MSP3), putative (encoded by transcript PVX_097715A; Apicoplast targeted protein. Curated by Stuart Ralph, Walter and Eliza Hall Institute of Medical Research, Australia.) — MKRIWSFSLFILFLNVYLLQYSIVKNEITKRRKPKIRNESPPDGNSPGGGKNNAAGNNGGGDNNAKNKAANKAANNAANKAANNAANNAANNAANNAANNAANNAANNAANNAANNAANNAANNANEQNGNKKKKGKPKKEEADLPVQAQNENDRNKIEDIADEAELFAEEAKMLADLASKRSKEVEQILSSIPENKFGSEPKEDAIFAAKDAVRASEDAMKAAQKARAAETVTQANEEKDKAKTAKELAERSAQIVKKNAVEALKEFGKIAEAAEMEAIKIPIPENLKPKKKVKQPRAAAQKVEPTQATAHKVVPPPAEPPRAPSPPPPPAKPEAAPPAKEVAPAVTTPEAPKEEAPKADAAPAAPQPAAESKVAKEPTDQSAENQSDSLYKETNIKEGTEEAGTGQEQKQEPELQNLLEQQMNIFYILVQFFKSKIKALIKFLLILVS, encoded by the coding sequence ATGAAGCGCATTTGGagtttttccctctttatCCTTTTCCTGAATGTTTACCTGCTCCAGTATAGCATTGTAAAGAATGAAATAACCAAACGCAGAAAGCCTAAAATTAGGAACGAGTCTCCACCCGATGGCAACTCCCCGGGCGGTGGCAAAAATAATGCTGCTGGGAACAACGGCGGGGGTGACAACAACGCAAAGAATAAAGCTGCAAATAAAGCAGCAAATAACGCAGCGAATAAAGCAGCAAATAACGCAGCAAATAACGCAGCAAATAACGCAGCAAATAACGCAGCAAATAACGCAGCAAATAACGCAGCGAATAACGCAGCAAATAACGCAGCAAATAACGCAGCGAATAACGCAGCGAATAAcgcaaatgagcaaaatgggaataaaaaaaaaaaaggaaagccgaagaaggaagaagcagaccTGCCCGTGCAAGCACAAAACGAAAACGACAGAAATAAGATAGAAGATATAGCTGATGAAGCAGAGCTATTCgcggaagaggcaaaaatgtTAGCGGACTTGGCATCCAAAAGGTCTAAAGAGGtagaacaaattttaagcAGCATTCCAGAAAATAAGTTCGGGTCAGAGCCAAAGGAGGATGCCATTTTCGCAGCAAAAGACGCAGTAAGAGCAAGCGAAGATGCTATGAAGGCCGCCCAGAAAGCCAGAGCGGCCGAAACGGTAACACAGGCAAACGAAGAAAAGGATAAAGCGAAAACGGCCAAGGAATTAGCAGAACGTTCGGCtcaaatagtaaaaaaaaacgcagtaGAAGCACTGAAGGAATTCGGAAAGATTGCCGAAGCAGCCGAGATGGAAGCAATAAAAATCCCAATTCCGGAAAACTTGAAGCCGAAAAAGAAAGTGAAACAACCACGAGCGGCAGCGCAGAAAGTAGAACCCACACAAGCGACAGCGCATAAAGTAGTACCTCCACCAGCTGAACCTCCCAGAGCGCCATcgccaccaccaccaccagcAAAACCTGAAGCAGCACCTCCCGCAAAAGAAGTGGCTCCGGCTGTGACAACCCCGGAAGCGCCCAAGGAGGAAGCACCAAAGGCAGACGCAGCTCCGGCCGCCCCCCAACCCGCAGCGGAAAGCAAAGTCGCGAAAGAACCAACCGACCAATCCGCGGAAAACCAGTCAGATTCGCTCTACAAAGAAACAAACATAAAGGAAGGAACTGAAGAGGCGGGAACGGGCCAAGAACAAAAACAAGAGCCTGAATTGCAGAATCTTCTAGAGCaacaaatgaatatattttacattttggtgcaattttttaaaagtaaaattaaggcgcttatcaaatttttgctaattcTGGTAAGTTAG
- a CDS encoding merozoite surface protein 3 (MSP3), putative (encoded by transcript PVX_097710A) → MKSNLKSTLYIIFLYWYVHIKDEQKWVTVNAETPNLRNGWSIKNGDIHNGENNLNRKYADYLNDTVEGNSKMDAIEEGLSGQSEDAIVKAQQEDGEVEGQQDEAALQSEDEKEAENAAEEAQKFATQAQGAAEQAAQAAQAAQDEAKKITENTEKIEEAVKQATDAKEEAENESREANNAKEEADAAARKAKENKEDAVNQKKIAQAALERAKTAATKAQTAKGKAEKALETTKAEVAKELAAKEAREAEKTRAVEEAQQIAKQAEEQLKTATKATQEAAQAAQAAQDEAKKITENTEKIEEAVKQATDAKEEAENESREANNAKEEADAAARKAKENKEDAVNQKKIAQSALDKATNAATNAQKAKEKAEIALERTKAEVSKELAKKEVLEAEAAQKEAKDISDKMTIANKPVNKANLASKRAEEALEKAKKHVATAESATEEAKGANAVEKAKEASTKAKEAEKNAKNERIKAQLAAEVAKAEAVKDEAEKESKAAMDARRQAEAVKTANGAENAKKKAEIEAGKAKGHLKKAEELAKEVSSAEYEVTEDSVTKAKKKVSEAQEEAKAAKSAKELAVKAAEVATHILNAENAKKEAQQAKQAALQAKTDAKKYADQSNAEKAKEAATKAEAAATIATDKAKEAENEAEAAVAEAKVDPEQIPKKEEEVKKKATQAAVFSEDAKKAKNEALIEAEVAKAEAAKEEAKKAHIAAGKAKEEAEKAAQTAQLSEVTDAKSKAESMTTLAKEKADTAEKEANETNESAKSIQNEAKTEKPEDITKKIEDLKGKAEKVSNSAKEAKKAQTKAELAAAVAKAAVAKDEAKKAQDAADDAKNKADEAAKSVESKAKGEAASAAAKAKENATVAASAANEVSSKTKEAEEEIEKNWGDEKKKEEITSKVNHVKQETSKSINAAEGAKRAKEVAELALKVVSAEVENDKAKKAVTTAEAAKDEAKKAVESAEKSKGEAESAVEDAETAKEEEKEVEKKAQEASENANEAQAQLKIAEEELKKAKEADNEEKLQSAKTKALEAVDEAVKKGQAAEAAANEAKNKAAKATQSAEKAQKAAAESALKKKLNVLEIVKKYSKESYNTVDSDEHVLNEVEEQASEEKEEEEEEEEAEHSVSNEVEIEDDEEEEEEEEEEGEETNTEGEKSEDNSPHSDTEPQEQNQSVKPPEQSEKTLNDSNTQALLSDNYKNVANFKKMADDLTKNIISTIDGDTGVIDTLKDFAEDLNQFIFSM, encoded by the coding sequence atgaagtccAATTTGAAAAGTACCCtttacatcatttttttatattggtATGTGCACATCAAAGATGAGCAAAAGTGGGTGACTGTAAATGCTGAAACGCCCAACTTGAGAAACGGATGgtcaataaaaaatggcgacATACAcaatggggaaaataatttaaatcgAAAATATGCTGATTATCTGAATGATACAGTTGAGGGGAATTCCAAAATGGATGCAATAGAGGAAGGACTATCGGGACAATCTGAAGATGCAATAGTTAAGGCACAACAAGAAGATGGAGAAGTTGAGGGACAACAAGATGAAGCTGCTTTGCAATCAGAAGATGAAAAAGAGGCAGAAAAcgcagcagaagaagcacaaAAGTTTGCAACACAAGCCCAAGGAGCAGCAGAACAGGCAGCACAAGCAGCTCAAGCTGCTCAAGATGaagcaaagaaaataacagaaaacacagaaaaaatagaagaagcCGTGAAACAAGCTACAGAtgcaaaagaggaagcagaGAATGAATCTCGTGAAGCGAACAAtgcaaaagaagaagcagatgcAGCTgcaagaaaagcaaaagagaaTAAAGAAGACGCagtaaatcaaaaaaaaatagcacaaGCAGCTCTGGAAAGAGCCAAAACAGCAGCAACTAAGGCTCAAACAGCAAAGGGAAAAGCGGAGAAAGCATTAGAAACAACAAAGGCAGAAGTTGCAAAAGAATTAGCAGCAAAAGAGGCAcgagaagcagaaaaaacaCGAGCAGTAGAAGAAGCACAACAGATTGCAAAACAAGCCGAAGAACAATTAAAAACAGCAACAAAAGCCACACAAGAAGCAGCACAAGCAGCTCAAGCTGCTCAAGATGaagcaaagaaaataacagaaaacacagaaaaaatagaagaagcCGTGAAACAAGCTACAGAtgcaaaagaggaagcagaGAATGAATCTCGTGAAGCGAACAAtgcaaaagaagaagcagatgcAGCTgcaagaaaagcaaaagagaaTAAAGAAGACGCagtaaatcaaaaaaaaatagcacaaTCAGCTCTGGATAAAGCAACAAATGCAGCTACAAATGCTCaaaaagcaaaggaaaaagcggAGATAGCATTGGAACGAACAAAAGCAGAAGTATCAAAagaattagcaaaaaaagaggtactggaagcagaagcagcacaaaaggaagcaaaagaTATAAGCGATAAAATGACGATTGCAAACAAACCTGTAAACAAGGCAAACTTAGCAAGTAAgcgagcagaagaagcattagaaaaagcaaaaaaacacGTTGCTACAGCAGAAAGCGCAAccgaagaagcaaaaggggcaaacgcagtagaaaaagcaaaagaagcaTCCACAAAGGCCaaggaagcggaaaaaaatgcgaagaatGAAAGAATAAAAGCACAACTAGCAGCCGAAGTAGCAAAAGCAGAAGCAGTAAAAgatgaagcagaaaaagaatcGAAAGCAGCAATGGATGCACGTCGACAAGCAGAAGCTGTAAAAACGGCAAATGGTGCCGAAAatgcaaagaaaaaggctGAAATAGAAGCAGGAAAGGCAAAAGGACACctaaaaaaagcagaagaatTAGCAAAGGAAGTAAGTTCAGCAGAGTACGAAGTAACAGAGGATTCAGTAActaaggcaaaaaagaaagtttCAGAAGCACAAGAAGAGGCGAAAGCAGCAAAAAGTGCAAAAGAACTAGCGGTAAAGGCAGCAGAAGTAGCAACGCATATATTAAATGcagaaaatgcaaagaaaGAAGCACAACAAGCAAAACAAGCTGCACTACAGGCAAAAACAGATGCTAAAAAATACGCAGATCAATCTAATgctgaaaaagcaaaagaagcaGCAACTAAAGCAGAAGCGGCAGCGACTATAGCAACCGATAAAGCTAAGGAAGCGGAAAATGAAGCCGAAGCTGCAGTAGCAGAAGCAAAAGTAGATCCAGAACAAATAcccaaaaaagaagaagaggtaaagaaaaaggcaaccCAAGCAGCAGTATTTTCAGAAGATGCtaagaaagcaaaaaatgaagcattaATAGAAGCAGAAGTAGCAAAGgcagaagcagcaaaagaggaagctAAGAAGGCGCATATCGCAGCCGGTaaagcaaaagaagaagcagaaaaggcTGCGCAAACGGCACAATTAAGTGAAGTAACTGATGCAAAAAGCAAAGCAGAAAGTATGACCACTCtagcaaaggaaaaagcagATACAgcggaaaaagaagcaaacgaaacaaatgaaagtgcaaaaagtatacaaaatgaagcaaaaacaGAAAAACCAGAAGATAtaaccaaaaaaatagaggatcttaaaggaaaagcagaaaaggtCTCAAATTCAGCAAAGGAAGCCAAGAAGGCTCAAACAAAAGCAGAGCTTGCAGCGGCTGTAGCCAAAGCAGCGGTGGCAAAGGACGAGGCGAAAAAAGCGCAAGACGCGGCTGatgatgcaaaaaataaagcggaCGAAGCAGCAAAATCGGTGGAATCAAAAGCAAAAGGTGAAGCAGCAAGCGCAGCGGCGAAAGCAAAGGAAAATGCCACGGTAGCAGCAAGTGCTGCAAATGAAGTGTCATCAAAAACGAAAGAGGCAGAAGAagagatagaaaaaaattggggtgacgaaaagaaaaaggaagaaataacCTCTAAAGTGAACCATGTGAAGCAAGAGACATCAAAATCAATTAACGCAGCAGAAGGCGCGAAGAGGGCAAAAGAAGTAGCAGAATTAGCATTAAAGGTTGTAAGTGCAGAAGTGGAAAAtgataaagcaaaaaaggcagtCACAACAGCGGAAGCAGCAAAAgatgaggcaaaaaaggcagtcGAATCAGCGGAGaaatcaaaaggggaagcagaaTCAGCGGTGGAAGACGCGGAAACggcgaaggaagaagaaaaggaagtagaaaaaaaagcacaagaGGCATCGGAAAACGCAAATGAAGCACAAgcacaattaaaaatagcagAAGAGGAATTAAAGAAAGCGAAAGAAGCAGACAATGAGGAAAAACTCCAAAGCGCAAAAACGAAAGCCCTTGAAGCGGTAGATGAAGCAGTTAAGAAAGGACAGGCAGCGGAAGCTGCAGCTAAcgaggcaaaaaataaagcagcgAAAGCGACACAATCTGcggaaaaggcacaaaaagcagcagcagaatcagccttaaagaaaaaacttaATGTTCTagaaattgtgaaaaaatactCCAAAGAAAGCTACAATACAGTCGACAGTGACGAACATGTGCTAAACGAGGTTGAGGAACAGGCAAGTgaagagaaggaggaagaggaggaggaagaagaagcagagcaTTCAGTATCGAATGAAGTAGAAATAGaggatgatgaagaggaagaagaggaggaggaagaagaaggagaggaaacaaacacagaaggagaaaaaagcgAAGATAACTCTCCCCATAGTGACACTGAGCCTCAAGAACAAAATCAAAGTGTGAAACCCCCGGAACAGAGtgaaaaaacattaaatgaCAGCAACACCCAAGCGCTCCTCTCAGACaactataaaaatgttgcgaactttaaaaaaatggctgacGATTTgaccaaaaatataattagcACAATCGACGGGGACACCGGGGTCATAGACACGCTGAAGGATTTCGCTGAAGACCTGAATCAGTTCATTTTTAGCATGTAA
- a CDS encoding merozoite surface protein 3 alpha (MSP3a), putative (encoded by transcript PVX_097705A) — MKHLSGIPLLVLFLNLYVIQNNVVSNEIVNLKNPNLRNGWAGKDVTLMDEQSGLDAKDGDEVNANEDQSELLHKSDEGSLQTQGQNNEVVEESADVKKAKKAKADAEQAEAEAQKAKQKILDAEKETEKAKKEIKDAINKVKEYASSKESQVKKKVEEAKSAADEATKGSTKENTEQKAKAAEAALGEAQNAKVQMEKAAAIVDEVVKAMEAEKEAQKAKEEAQKANEEAQNAKNKFVMIKPKQAGAGSPESKAEQEAKIANDKTTEAEQKAEQASAKATDAAQKATEAAQKAIEVAKKATQEKTGEEKEIEQENVTKIKEIASNAVKDAKDAKKAKREAQIKAEIVKLELAKEEAKKAVESAKKAKDEAAAAAKTSKSAKLAATRAAKKAEEAETKANLLENKNKQGPISLAATAEAAEKEASTAVAAVATAEAAEKAKTEEVEKKEAEAEEKIKTLIQKVAKAIKAANQAKKAQIEAEIAVEVAKIEEHSEVAQKEVEEAEKANAKAKQAASEAQEAKTQTEKAAKAAEMVKAKDLAKTEVEIATKAEKEVADAKMEADEESSEAVEKAHAIKMQLEVAINAEKKAAKEVDITKLEDAKKEAQDATKNAKELLSIVQQASMLAIAKSQDALNSLEKVKKAAEVAKAKLAKAEAKNQAEEAKAIAAKADELSKATKASTAEKTKAEAAAKEAAAQATKAADEAGKAATAADNTKKAATSAEAKVEANKAVAAAKEAIIAKIKAAHEFLKTKNQDILEPVEMFSGGTENVTDREEQVKEEVEEQGDGNNEQAEEAEEVDESESALPNGSDGLEDDVDFDVDDGEEEEENVATNKQKGGKYEKGKVTDAVDDTNADKQFGDEFDAYNDIKKVTEALVKTMTSLVSEDPSVGDTINEFLSDMNQLFLSW, encoded by the coding sequence atgaagcattTAAGTGgcatcccccttttggtacTCTTCTTAAACTTATAtgttatacaaaataatgtGGTCAGCAACGAAATtgttaatttgaaaaatcccAACTTGAGGAACGGATGGGCAGGAAAAGACGTAACCCTTATGGATGAACAAAGCGGTCTAGACGCAAAAGACGGTGATGAAGTGAACGCAAATGAAGACCAAAGCGAATTGCTACACAAATCGGATGAAGGCTCACTCCAGACGCAGGGGCAAAATAACGAAGTGGTGGAGGAATCAGCTgatgtaaaaaaagcaaaaaaagcaaaagctgATGCAGAACAGGCGGAAGCAGAAGCTCAAAAagctaaacaaaaaatattagatgcggaaaaagaaacagaaaaggcaaaaaaggaaataaaagatGCCATAAATAAGGTGAAAGAATACGCATCAAGCAAAGAATCccaagtgaagaagaaggtagaagaagcaaaatctGCAGCAGATGAAGCAACTAAGGGAAGCACAAAAGAAAACACAGAACAAAAGGCAAAAGCAGCTGAAGCAGCACTTGGTGAAGCACAAAATGCAAAAgtacaaatggaaaaagcaGCTGCAATAGTAGATGAAGTGGTAAAGGCAATGGaggcagaaaaagaagcCCAGAAAGCGAAAGAAGAAGCCCAAAAAGCTAACGAAGAAGCTCAAAATGCGAAAAACAAGTTTGTAATGATAAAGCCCAAACAAGCAGGTGCAGGTAGCCCAGAATCTAAAGCAGAACAAGAAGCGAAAATAGCAAATGATAAGACAACAGAAGCAGAACAAAAAGCGGAGCAAGCATCAGCCAAAGCAACAGATGCAGCACAAAAAGCCACAGAAGCAGCACAAAAAGCAATAGaagtagcaaaaaaagcaacacaagaaaaaacaggcgaggaaaaagaaatagaacAAGAAAATGtaactaaaataaaagaaatagcATCTAATGCTGTGAAAGACGCAAAGGACGCCAAGAAGGCAAAGAGAGAAGCGCAAATAAAGGCAGAAATAGTAAAATTAGAATTagcaaaagaagaagcaaaaaaagcagtAGAGAGTGCTAAGAAAGCGAAAGACGAAGCAGCAGCTGCAGCAAAAACTTCAAAATCAGCAAAACTGGCTGCTACGAGAGCGGCcaaaaaagcagaagaagcagaaacaAAAGCGAACTtattggaaaataaaaacaagcAAGGTCCAATCTCATTAGCAGCAACCGCGGAAGCCGCGGAAAAAGAGGCATCCACGGCAGTAGCAGCAGTAGCAACAGCAGAAGCAgctgaaaaagcaaaaactgaagaggtagaaaaaaaagaagcagaggcagaagaaaaaataaagaccCTAATACAAAAGGTAGCAAAAGCAATAAAAGCTGCAAATCAAGCCAAGAAGGCACAAATAGAGGCAGAAATAGCCGTCGAAGTAGCCAAAATAGAAGAACATTCTGAAGTGGCTCAGAAGGAAGTAGAAGAGgcggaaaaggcaaacgCGAAGGCAAAACAAGCAGCCTCAGAAGCGCAAGAAGCAAAGACACAAACGGAAAAGGCAGCAAAAGCGGCTGAAATGGTAAAGGCAAAAGACTTAGCAAAAACAGAAGTAGAAATAGCAACaaaggcagaaaaggaagtagctgatgcaaaaatggaagcagaCGAAGAATCATCTGAGGCCGTAGAAAAGGCACATGCAATAAAAATGCAGTTAGAAGTAGCTataaatgcagaaaaaaaggcagccaAGGAAGTAGACATCACAAAATTAGaggatgcaaaaaaggaagcacaaGATGCAACCAAAAATGCTAAAGAACTGTTATCAATTGTACAACAAGCATCGATGCTGGCAATTGCAAAATCACAAGATGCTCTGAACTCATtggaaaaggtgaaaaaggcaGCTGAGGTAGCAAAGGCGAAGTTGGCAAAAGCAGAAGCGAAAAATCAAGCGGAAGAAGCTAAGGCTATAGCAGCTAAAGCAGACGAATTATCGAAAGCGACAAAAGCATCAACAGCAGAGAAAACCAAAGCAGAAGCTGCAGCGAAAGAGGCAGCAGCGCAAGCGACTAAGGCAGCAGACGAAGCGGGAAAAGCTGCGACTGCAGCGgataacacaaaaaaggcagcaacATCAGCTGAGGCAAAGGTAGAGGCAAACAAAGCTGTCGCCGCCGCGAAGGAAGCgataattgcaaaaattaaagcagcacacgaatttttaaaaacaaagaaCCAGGATATACTAGAACCAGTGGAAATGTTTTCTGGGGGAACGGAAAATGTAACCGACAGGGAGGAACAAGTAAaggaagaagtagaagaacAGGGGGATGGGAATAACGAGcaagctgaagaagcagaagaggtGGATGAATCCGAATCGGCGTTACCCAATGGTTCTGATGGGCTAGAGGATGACGTAGATTTTGATGTGGACGAcggtgaagaagaggaagaaaacgtAGCAACTAATAAACAAAAAGgtggaaaatatgaaaagggaaaagttaCAGATGCTGTGGATGATACTAACGCAGACAAGCAGTTTGGAGATGAATTCGACGCGTACAACGACATTAAGAAGGTAACAGAAGCGCTCGTAAAAACGATGACGTCCTTAGTTTCAGAAGATCCCTCCGTTGGAGACACCATAAATGAATTCCTCTCAGATATGAATCAGCTATTTCTGAGCTGGTAA